Genomic window (Heliomicrobium gestii):
GCGCCAACAGGGCCAGGGAGGACGGAGCGCCGAAGACGGCTAATGAAGGGAGCAGTCCGAGGGCAACGCCAACGGCGGCGCCGGCGCCCGGCCCCAGCGCGTAGGCGCCAAGCAGGACGCTGAATTTGGCGATCGTCCCGGTCAGCGAGAGCCCGAAAAACGACTCCTGCGGCAGGCCGAGCAGCAACAACAGGCCGACGACGACCATGCAGGCCTGTTCGTCCCGGTTCCAGGTCCGCCCTGCCGGGGATTCGAGCGTGTTTTCTGCTGTCGCCACGATCACGACGGCGACAGAGGAAAAGAGCCCCTCAAAAGCGACGAGCACGGCGCTGTAGAGGGATGGGGTCAACCAGGCGACGGCGACCCCTTCCACGCTCCAGATGGTCAACGCGGTGATCACGGCCAGGAGGGTCACCGAGGGTGGGCGCCGCTTCGCGACCATCGCCGTCACCGCGGCAACAGCCAGCCATGCCGTCAGTTGCGTCGCCGGGCGAAGCCCCAGGGGATCCGGGGACAGGGCCGACGGTTCCGGCGCGAGGCGCCCCGAGTACCACCCCGCCGCTGTGGCCGTCACACTCCAGAGCAGCATCCCCGGCCGGCGCGCCGCCGTGACGGCCAGCGCCGCCGGCGCTGCCGCCGCCAATCCGCCGAGCAGGGTTCCGCGAGCGAGCAGGAAAACGCCGACCCACCAGAGCCAGACGCGGATGTCTTTGCCGAAGACCAACCATTTGCGCCAGCCTTTGGCGACCCCTGCCGACAGCGCGCCGGCGCTTTGCAGTGTCTTCCCCGTCGATTGCTTCACCCTGCTGGTGATGGCCTTGACCGACGCAGCAAGCGCGACGCCCCCCTTCGCGCCGGCGCCAGAACTCGCTTTTTGGGCATGGCCGCTTGCCGTTCCCATGGGGAATGTCGCCGTTCCCGGCGTCTGTCGCCCTGTTCCCCCCGTCTTTGCCGGCGATCCTGGCGTCAGTGCCGCAACCACCCGGACGAACCAAGCGACCCATCGACGGCTCTTCTCGCTTCGCCCATCACGCGTTGGCACCCGTTCCCGACGAAAAGGATAAACTTTCGGCTCATCCCACAATCTTCATCCCCCGTTTCGCCTTTGCCATTTGGTATCTTTTTCCATTATACCTGCCGGCGCAAGCGAAAAATGTCGGGGGGGACGGCGTCCAATGGCAAAATTTTCGTGTCCTTTTTACAGAAACTTCGCCTGAAAAATCATTGTTTTGCCTTATTCGTGCTCTCCGCAGTAAAAAAAAATGGCCGCGATGGCAATCGCGACCTCTGTTCGGCTGCTTATTCGTTTATTGTATCCCTTCGTTACGCCTGTCGTTGATGGTCGTCCGCCCATATCCGCAATAAAGTGACTGATGGCGCCCTTCCGTCAGATCGGCGAGCCGGTTTAAAAGGTCGCCGCTACCCCAGCAGCGACATGGCGACGCTCTTTCATGACCAAGCCGCTGTCCTTCATCACCTGTTCGGAAACGAGCTTCCCGCAGACGAGGACAACGGGCACGCCGCCGCCGGGATGGACGCTGGCGCCGGAGAAGTAAAGATTGCTCACCTTCTCCGACTTGATGCTCGGGCGGAAGTAACCGGACTGGAAGAGCGTCGGCGCGAGGCCGAAGCAGGCGCCGTGGTAGACGTTGAAGCGCTTCTGGAACGTCTCGGGCGTGTAGACCCGCTCAAACTCAATGTGTTGGCTCAGGTCGGTCAGGCCCCACTGCTCCAACCGCTTGAGGACCAGTTCGCGGTAACGGGCGGTCTCTTTTTTCCAGTCGATGCCGTGATCCAGGTTGGGCACCGGCACGAGGACATAGATGACCTCTTTTCCTGGCGGCGCCACCGTGTCGTCATACCGGGTCGGCGAGTAGACATACATGGCCGGCTCTTCCGGCAGGACGTGAGCGTTGAACAGTTCGTCCATGCTCTTTTTGTAGTCCGGCGTAAAGTAGATGTTGTGGATGTGCAGATTGTCGTAGCGCTTGTTGACGCCCAGATACAGCATAAAGGCGCCCATCGTGTTCTCCATGCGGGCCAGTTTCTCGGGCGTGTACTTGCCCTGGTAGGCCGGCTCGACCAGTTTTTCCATCGTCGTCGGAAAATCGACGTTGGAGATCACCACATCGGCGGCGATCTCCTCGCCGCTGGCCAGGCGGACGCCGCGCGCCCGTCCGTTTTCGATGCGGATCTGGGCGACTTCGGCGTTGCAGCGGATGACGCCGCCGAATTCGCCGAGGAGGCGGCCCAAGGCCTTGGCGATGGCGTTCATGCCGCCCTTCGGATACCAGACGCCGCTCAAGCCGTGTTCCACATAGGCGATCAACGTGTAGATGGACGGGGCGTCAAAGGGCGAGA
Coding sequences:
- a CDS encoding phytoene desaturase family protein encodes the protein MKQTTRNHGKVVVVGAGAGGLSAAVRLAAQGWDVTVLEKEPALGGRLSAIEAEGYTIDIGPTILMMNDVFEQFFQDHGRDIGDYLELIRVDPCYNLHFTDGTRLTPSSDMKKLLDEIRALNPDDVDGYLRYLAQINKRYMYARNHFIEKAFVKPSDFFNPETLAAMLQLKTLNNMYDDIARFIKDERLRIAMTFQAIYLGISPFDAPSIYTLIAYVEHGLSGVWYPKGGMNAIAKALGRLLGEFGGVIRCNAEVAQIRIENGRARGVRLASGEEIAADVVISNVDFPTTMEKLVEPAYQGKYTPEKLARMENTMGAFMLYLGVNKRYDNLHIHNIYFTPDYKKSMDELFNAHVLPEEPAMYVYSPTRYDDTVAPPGKEVIYVLVPVPNLDHGIDWKKETARYRELVLKRLEQWGLTDLSQHIEFERVYTPETFQKRFNVYHGACFGLAPTLFQSGYFRPSIKSEKVSNLYFSGASVHPGGGVPVVLVCGKLVSEQVMKDSGLVMKERRHVAAGVAATF